The following are encoded together in the Salvelinus fontinalis isolate EN_2023a chromosome 38, ASM2944872v1, whole genome shotgun sequence genome:
- the LOC129837940 gene encoding elongator complex protein 6-like isoform X2, whose amino-acid sequence MVINCIAAGCKVCFLGLVQSFSHYSAISQRLGVSLTQAREKGQLVFLEGLKESLGVLLQGEASKGTRTMDFLRDPSSGLRGLYDFVRDNVRGAVGGGEEWGTPVLLVDDLSVVLSLGVSVGAALDFSHYCRATVCSELQGSMVMLVRCEAEDEEEESDDEGSDRLLRGLIHQCSLTLQVQGLPTGYCRDIHGQVEVCWRGQCDRQQTQKKLFQYKVHDKGASFFARGMSSAVL is encoded by the exons CGGGCTGTAAGGTGTGTTTCCTGGGTCTTGTGCAGTCCTTCAGTCACTACAGTGCAATCAGTCAACGGTTG GGTGTGAGTTTGACCCAGGCAAGGGAGAAAGGGCAGCTGGTGTTCTTAGAGGGACTAAAGGAATCGTTGGGGGTACTGCTTCAGGGGGAGGCCAGCAAAGGAACCCGGACAATGGACTTCCTCAG AGATCCCAGTTCTGGCCTGCGGGGTCTATATGACTTTGTGCGGGACAATGTAAGGGGGGCAGTGGGTGGAGGTGAGGAGTGGGGTACCCCTGTGCTCCTGGTGGATGACCTCAGTGTGGTCCTGAGTCTGGGGGTCAGTGTTGGGGCAGCGCTGGACTTCAGTCATTACTGCAGAGCCACTGTCTGCTCTGAGCTGCAG GGCAGCATGGTGATGTTGGTGCGATGTGAGgcagaagatgaagaggaggagagtgatgaCGAAGGCTCAGATCGGCTCCTGAGGGGCCTTATACACCAGTGCAGCCTCACACTCCAAGTACAGGGTCTTCCCACCGGCTACTGCAGGGACATCCACGGACAA GTGGAAGTGTGCTGGCGAGGACAATGTGACAGGCAGCAGACCCAGAAGAAACTCTTCCAGTACAAGGTCCATGACAAGGGGGCTTCCTTTTTCGCCAGGGGGATGTCCAGTGCAGTCCTTTAA
- the LOC129837940 gene encoding elongator complex protein 6-like isoform X1, producing the protein MFAELNSILNTSPDSFKPGEFILVSDKHTDASFLIHHFLSFYLRAGCKVCFLGLVQSFSHYSAISQRLGVSLTQAREKGQLVFLEGLKESLGVLLQGEASKGTRTMDFLRDPSSGLRGLYDFVRDNVRGAVGGGEEWGTPVLLVDDLSVVLSLGVSVGAALDFSHYCRATVCSELQGSMVMLVRCEAEDEEEESDDEGSDRLLRGLIHQCSLTLQVQGLPTGYCRDIHGQVEVCWRGQCDRQQTQKKLFQYKVHDKGASFFARGMSSAVL; encoded by the exons AAGCCG GGAGAGTTTATTTTAGTGTCTGACAAACATACAGACGCGTCCTTCCTCATTCACCATTTCCTCTCATTTTATTTACGAG CGGGCTGTAAGGTGTGTTTCCTGGGTCTTGTGCAGTCCTTCAGTCACTACAGTGCAATCAGTCAACGGTTG GGTGTGAGTTTGACCCAGGCAAGGGAGAAAGGGCAGCTGGTGTTCTTAGAGGGACTAAAGGAATCGTTGGGGGTACTGCTTCAGGGGGAGGCCAGCAAAGGAACCCGGACAATGGACTTCCTCAG AGATCCCAGTTCTGGCCTGCGGGGTCTATATGACTTTGTGCGGGACAATGTAAGGGGGGCAGTGGGTGGAGGTGAGGAGTGGGGTACCCCTGTGCTCCTGGTGGATGACCTCAGTGTGGTCCTGAGTCTGGGGGTCAGTGTTGGGGCAGCGCTGGACTTCAGTCATTACTGCAGAGCCACTGTCTGCTCTGAGCTGCAG GGCAGCATGGTGATGTTGGTGCGATGTGAGgcagaagatgaagaggaggagagtgatgaCGAAGGCTCAGATCGGCTCCTGAGGGGCCTTATACACCAGTGCAGCCTCACACTCCAAGTACAGGGTCTTCCCACCGGCTACTGCAGGGACATCCACGGACAA GTGGAAGTGTGCTGGCGAGGACAATGTGACAGGCAGCAGACCCAGAAGAAACTCTTCCAGTACAAGGTCCATGACAAGGGGGCTTCCTTTTTCGCCAGGGGGATGTCCAGTGCAGTCCTTTAA